The genomic region CAGAAGTAGATTCCATTATTGGACTAGATATTTATCCTGAAGATATCCATATAATGAGAAAGGCTGCTGAAAATGAGTAAAATAAAGAAAAATAAAACTAACTTTTTAGCATATCCTTTTATCATTTGGAGCACAATCTTTATTGTAGTACCTTTATTAATAGTTTTATTCTTTGCCTTTACAATCAAAAATCCTAATGGCAACTATGTGTTTTCCTTTGAAAACTTTAATAAACTATTTAACGCTGAATACATGAAGGTTTTTCAAAGAAGTTTATGGTTAGCCTTTTTATCAACAATTTGGTGTTTAATTTTAGGATATCCTGTAGCATATTTTATTTCTAAAATGAAACCTTCTAAAGGAAGTATAATGATAATGTTATTTATAGTTCCTATGTGGATGAATTTCTTACTTAGAACTTATGCTTGGATGCCCATCCTTGGTAAAAATGGTTTTATAAATAATATCCTTGGTTTCTTTAATTTAGGACCTTATCAATTTTTATATAATGACGGTACTGTTATTTTAGGTATGATTTATAATTTCTTACCTTTTATGATACTACCAATATATACTGTCCTAACAAAAATGGATAATAATCTTCTAAACGCTGCAGCAGATCTAGGAGCAAATAGATTTCAAGTATTTCAAAAAATTGTCCTTCCCCTTAGTATGCCAGGGGTAATATCAGGAATAACAATGGTATTTATGCCTGCTGTTTCAACCTTTGTTATTTCAAGATTATTAGGCGGTGGACAATATACCCTTCTAGGTAACTTAATAGAACAACAATTTACAAATGTAGGAAATTGGAACTTCGGTTCTGCCATATCAGTATTTATGATGATAATAATATTAATATCCATGGCTATAATGAGTAAATTTGATAGCGCCGATTCAAAAGAAGGGGGAGGGCAATTATGGTAAAAAAATTAGAAAATTTCATAAAAAGATTTTATCTTTTATTGATATTTATTTTCTTATATACTCCGATAGTTTCGCTGATGGTTTTCTCCTTTAACGAATCAAAAACCATGGGTAAATGGACTGGTTTTACTTTGAAATGGTACAAAGAATTATTTGATAACAGTCGAATAATGGAAGCATTATTTTATACAGTACTAATTGCTATAATTTCTTCAATAATTGCTACAATAATAGGTACTTTTGCTGCAATTGGAATTAATAAAATGAAAGGTTCTAAAAAAACCCTTTTATTAAATATAAATTATCTACCAGTTTTAAACCCTGATATAGTAACAGGAATATCTTTAATGAGTTTATTTATATTTATTAGACCATTAATAAATGTAGAATTTGGTT from Clostridium isatidis harbors:
- a CDS encoding ABC transporter permease, producing the protein MSKIKKNKTNFLAYPFIIWSTIFIVVPLLIVLFFAFTIKNPNGNYVFSFENFNKLFNAEYMKVFQRSLWLAFLSTIWCLILGYPVAYFISKMKPSKGSIMIMLFIVPMWMNFLLRTYAWMPILGKNGFINNILGFFNLGPYQFLYNDGTVILGMIYNFLPFMILPIYTVLTKMDNNLLNAAADLGANRFQVFQKIVLPLSMPGVISGITMVFMPAVSTFVISRLLGGGQYTLLGNLIEQQFTNVGNWNFGSAISVFMMIIILISMAIMSKFDSADSKEGGGQLW